From a single Oligoflexia bacterium genomic region:
- a CDS encoding GTP-binding protein: MAKEKFERKKPHCNIGTIGHVDHGKTTL; this comes from the coding sequence ATGGCTAAAGAGAAATTTGAGCGTAAGAAGCCCCACTGCAATATCGGAACGATTGGTCACGTAGATCACGGGAAGACGACATTGA